In Synechococcus sp. A18-25c, a single window of DNA contains:
- a CDS encoding DUF3155 domain-containing protein: MSKKRKRISRRRLAGQRVLAHVPTFNLETGEHKPVTAARRFIAEGALVPPALLFVRRNEHTTDRFFWGEKGLFSAQYAEENHFLFPSLRSIVDKVGEEVIFEGLELASDDWEEMEEYEYAFV, encoded by the coding sequence CAGTCGTCGTCGCCTCGCCGGCCAGCGTGTTCTCGCGCATGTGCCCACCTTCAATTTGGAAACCGGCGAACATAAGCCCGTGACGGCTGCGCGCCGTTTCATTGCTGAGGGTGCCCTCGTTCCTCCGGCGCTACTGTTCGTACGTCGTAATGAGCACACCACCGACCGTTTCTTCTGGGGAGAGAAAGGTCTGTTCAGCGCTCAATACGCCGAAGAGAACCACTTCTTGTTCCCCTCGCTCCGCAGCATTGTCGACAAGGTGGGTGAAGAGGTCATCTTCGAAGGTCTGGAGCTTGCTTCCGATGACTGGGAAGAGATGGAAGAGTACGAATACGCTTTCGTTTGA
- a CDS encoding alpha/beta hydrolase has protein sequence MPDSVLQATMPPATARLVLLHGWGADADDLMPLGAALSAQLPFSIDCLGLPAPEPHPGGMGRQWYGLFPGDWQAVSPAVEQLQQRLEALEQTPIPLSRTVLIGFSQGGAMAVHAGCNLPLAGVIGCSAYGHPNWKAPQWRPPVLLLHGLNDEVVPPEASANLQAELKEGSSVDCHLMNFPGGHAIPQQAEQAMVWMISSWLS, from the coding sequence ATGCCCGATTCCGTGCTTCAGGCCACCATGCCTCCAGCCACGGCACGACTGGTGCTTCTGCATGGATGGGGTGCCGATGCAGATGATCTGATGCCCCTCGGCGCTGCACTGAGCGCACAACTGCCATTCTCGATTGATTGCCTGGGCTTGCCTGCTCCCGAGCCGCATCCCGGTGGCATGGGGCGACAGTGGTACGGATTGTTCCCTGGCGATTGGCAGGCTGTATCACCAGCCGTTGAGCAGCTACAGCAACGTCTTGAGGCACTCGAGCAAACACCGATTCCACTATCAAGAACAGTGTTGATCGGTTTTTCACAGGGAGGCGCCATGGCCGTTCACGCAGGCTGCAACTTGCCGTTGGCCGGCGTGATTGGTTGCAGCGCCTACGGCCATCCGAACTGGAAGGCTCCCCAATGGCGCCCCCCTGTGCTGCTCTTGCACGGTCTGAATGACGAGGTGGTTCCACCAGAAGCATCCGCAAATCTGCAGGCGGAACTGAAGGAGGGATCGTCCGTCGACTGTCACTTGATGAACTTTCCTGGAGGCCATGCGATCCCGCAGCAAGCGGAGCAGGCAATGGTCTGGATGATCTCCTCCTGGCTGAGTTAG